The Streptomyces sp. NBC_00459 DNA segment GCTCAAGGTCGCCGTCGCCCTCGCCACGGCCGCCGCATCCCTCTCCCTGGCCGTCGCCCCCGCGCACTCCGCGCCGGGCGACCCCGTCGACCCCACGGTCTGGACCCAGCTGGCCAAGACGCTCGAAAGCACGGCGAAGTACCAGTACGCCCCGTTCGCCGTCACGGCCGGCTACAAGCCCGCCTTCTGCTCGACCCACCCCACGCTCGGCGGGATGGGCTTCCACTACATCGACAAGAACCTCTACGGTTCACTCGATCCGGCGAAGCCGGCCGCACTGCTGTACGAGGACAGGGCCGACGAGGACTGGATGGACGAGGTGTCCGACGCGAGCTGGGTCGACGACCTCGACGCGCTGGACGGGGGCGCTCCCGCTGTCGTCACCCCGAGCGCCTCCGCCGAGTCGCGCAGGCTCGTCGCCGCGGAGTGGATCGTGGTGGACAAGGACCAGAACCTGGCAACCGACGACGACCGTCCCAGCATGTTCGGTGTCCCCTTCGACGGTCCGATGCTCGGCCACGAGCCGGGCATGCCGATCCACTACGACCTGCACGCCTGGGTCTGGAAGAAGAACCCCAACGGCATGCTCGCCCGCTGGAACCCCACGGTGACGTGCCCGACTCCGTGAAACGCGTTGGGCCCCGGTCCACAAGGAGACCGGGGCCCAACGCGATCCGTGAAACCTACTGATCAGCGCACGAAGACGCCCGCCTGGTTCGCCAGGTCGAGGAAGTACTGCGGCGCCACACCCAGCACGACGGTGACCGCCACCCCCACCCCGATCGCCGTCATGGTCAGCGGCGACGGCACGGCGACGGTCGGTCCGTCGGGCCGGGGCTCGCTGAAGAACATCAGCACGATGACCCGGATGTAGAAGAACGCGGCGATCGCCGACGAGATCACACCGACCACCACCAGTGCCCCCGCGCCGCCCTCGGCCGCCGCCTTGAACACGGCGAACTTCCCGGCGAAACCTGAGGTCAGCGGAATGCCGGCGAAGGCCAGCAGGAACACCGCGAAGACAGCGGCCACCAGCGGCGACCGGCGCCCCAGCCCCGCCCACTTGGACAGGTGGGTCGCCTCGCCCCCGGCATCCCGCACCAGGGTGACCACGGCGAACGCCCCGATCGTCACGAACGAGTACGCGCCCAGATAGAACAGGACGGACGAGACCCCGTCCGGTGTCATGGCGATGACACCCGCGAGGATGAATCCGGCGTGCGCGATGGACGAGTACGCCAGCAGCCGCTTGATGTCGGTCTGGGTGATCGCGACGACCGCGCCGCCCAGCATGGTGACGACCGCGACGCCCATCATGACCGGCCGCCAGTCCCAGCGCAGGCCCGGCAGCACGACGTAGAGCAGCCGCAGCAGCGCGCCGAACGCCGCCACCTTCGTCGCCGCCGCCATGAAGCCCGTCACCGGGGTGGGCGCGCCCTGGTACACGTCGGGCGTCCACATGTGGAACGGCACGGCGCCGACCTTGAAGAGCAGACCCATGACGATCATCGCGGCGCCGATGAGCAGCAGCACGTCGTTGCCCATGGTGTCGGCGAGTGCCGGGTTGACGTTCTTGATGGTGCCGTCGACGACCTGGGCGATCGTCCCGTACGACACCGAGCCCGCGTAGCCGTACAGCAGGGCGATGCCGAACAGGGTGAACGCGGAGGCGAAGGCGCCGAGCAGGAAGTACTTGACCGCGGCCTCCTGCGACATGAGCCGCTTGCGGCGGGCCAGGGCGCACAGCAGGTACAGCGGGAGCGAGAAGACTTCCAGGGCCACGAACAGGGTCAGCAGGTCGTTGGCCGAGGGGAAGATCAGCATGCCGCCGACCGCGAAGAGCAGCAGCGGGAACACCTCGGTGGTGGTGAACCCGGCCTTCACCGCGGCCTGTTCGCTGTCACTGCCCGGCACGGACGCCGCCTGCGCGGCGAACGAGTCGACACGGTTGCCGTGGGCCTCGGGGTCGAGGCGCCGTTCGGCGAAGGTGAACAGTCCGACCAGGCCCGCGAGCAGGATCGTGCCCTGGAGGAACAGTGCGGGCCCGTCGACGGCGATCGCGCCCATGGCCGCGATTCCGGCCTTGGTGGTGCCGTATCCGCTCGTCGCGAGCCCCACGACTGCGGCGAACGCGGCGGTGAGGGCGACGACGGACACGAACAGCTGTACGTAGTAGCGGGATTTGCGGGGCACGAAGGCCTCGACCAGGATCCCGACGATCGCCGCACCGATGACGATGAGGGTGGGCGACAATTGCCCGTATTCGATCTTCGGCGCGTCGATCTTGGAAATCGGATCGGCCGCCGTTGTCCACAGGCTGTGGACGGCTGCTGCGCTCACTTGGCCGCCTCCACCTCGGGCTGGGGGTCCTTCTTCTGGACGTCGGACATGGTCTGCTTGACCGCCGGGTTGACGATGTCCGTCAAGGGCTTCGGATAGACGCCCAGGAAGATCAGCAGCACGATCAGGGGTGTCACCACCACGAGTTCACGCAGCCTGAGGTCCGGCATCTCGGCGACCTCCGCCTTCACCGGGCCCGTCATCGTCCTCTGGTAGAGGACGAGGGTGTAGAGCGCCGCGAGGACGATGCCGAAGGTGGCGATGATGCCGACCACCGGGTAGCGCGCGAACGTGCCCACCAGGACCAGGAACTCGCTCACGAAGGGCGCGAGACCAGGGAGCGACAGCGTCGCGAGCCCACCGATCAGGAACGTGCCGGCGAGCACCGGGGCGACCTTCTGGACGCCTCCGTAGTCGGCGATGAGCCGCGAGCCGCGCCGCGAGATCAGGAAGCCGGCCACCAGCATCAGCGCGGCCGTCGAGATCCCGTGGTTGACCATGTACAGCGTCGCGCCCGACTGGCCCTGGCTGGTCATCGCGAAGATGCCCAGGATGATGAACCCGAAGTGCGAGATCGACGCGTACGCGACCAGCCGCTTGATGTCGCGTTGCCCGACCGCGAGCAGCGCCCCGTAGATGATGCTGATCAGCGCCAGTACGAGGATGACGGGCGTCGCCCACTTCGACGCCTCCGGGAACAGCTGGAGGCAGAAGCGGAGCATCGCGAAGGTGCCCACCTTGTCGACGACCGCCGTGATCAGTACGGCGACCGGAGTGGTGGCCTCCCCCATGGCGTTGGGCAGCCAGGTGTGCAGCGGCCACAGGGGCGCCTTCACCGCGAAGGCGAAGAAGAAGCCCAGGAACAGCCAGCGTTCGGTGTTCGTCGCCATGTCCAGCGAGCCGTTGGCCCGCGCGGCGGCGATCTCCGTGAGCGAGAAGTTCCCGGCGACCACGTAGAGGCCGATCACGGCCGCCAGCATGATCAGGCCGCCGACGAGGTTGTAGAGGAGGAACTTCACCGCCGCGTACGAGCGTTGGGTGGACGCCGTTTCCTCGCCGTGCTCGTGGGCCCGGTCGCCGAAGCCGCCGATGAGGAAGTACATCGGGATGAGCATGGCTTCGAAGAAGATGTAGAAGAGGAAGACGTCGGTGGCCTCGAAGGAGATGATCACCATCGCCTCGACGGCCAGGATCAGCGCGAAGAAGCCCTGGGTGGGCCGCCAGCGCGTGTTTCCTGTCTCCTGGGGGTCGGCGTCGTGCCAGCCGGCCAGGATCACGAACGGGATCAGCAGCGCGGTCAGCGCGATGAGCGCCACGGCGATGCCGTCCACGCCCAGCTCGTACCGCACCCCGAAGTCCTTGATCCAGGCGCGGGATTCGGTGAGCTGGTAGCGGTCGCCGCCCGGGTCGAAGCGCACCAGGACGACCGCCGCGAGCACCAGCGTGGCGAGCGAGACGATCAGCGCCAGCCACTTGGCGGCGGTGCGCCGGGCAGCCGGTACGGCCGCCGTGGCGATCGCCCCGAGGGCCGGGAGCGCCGCCGTCGCTGTCAGGAGGGGAAAGGACATCGGTATCAGACCGCCCTCATCAGCAGGGTCGCGGCGATGAGGATCGCCGCACCGCCGAACATCGAGACCGCGTACGAGCGCGCGTAGCCGTTCTGCAGCTTGCGGAGCCGTCCGGAGAGGCCGCCCATGGAGGCCGCCGTCCCGTTGACGACCCCGTCGACCAGCGTGTGGTCGACGTACACCAGGGAGCGCGTGAGGTGCTCTCCGCCGCGTACGAGGACGACGTGGTTGAAGTCGTCCTGGAGGAGGTCGCGCCGGGCGGCCCGGGTGAGCAGCGACCCGCGCGGGGCGACCACCGGGACCGGACGTCGGCCGTACTGGGCGTACGCGGTGCCGACGCCGATGACGAGCACGACCATGGTGGACAGCGTGACCGTGAGGGCGCTGATCGGCGGGTGGCCGTGCGCGTGCTCGGTGACGGGCTCCAGCCAGTGCAGGAAGCGGTCGCCGATGCCGAAGATCCCGCCCGCGAAGACCGAACCGAAGGCGAGGACGATCATGGGGATCGTCATGGACTTCGGGGACTCGTGCGGGTGCGGCTCGTTGCCGTTCTCGTCGGGCTGCCAGCGCTTCTCGCCGAAGAACGTCATCAGCATCACGCGCGTCATGTAGTACGCGGTGATGGCCGCGCCGAGCAGAGCCACGCTGCCGAGGATCCAGCCCTCGGTGCCGCCCTTGGCGAACGCCGCCTCGATGATCTTGTCCTTGGAGAAGAAGCCGGACAGACCCGGGAAGCCGATGATGGCGAGGTAGCCGAGGCCGAAGGTCACGAAGGTGACGGGCATGTGCTTGCGGAGGCCGCCGTACTTGCGCATGTCGACCTCGTCGTTCATGCCGTGCATGACCGAACCGGCTCCGAGGAACAGCCCGGCCTTGAAGAAGCCGTGGGTCACCAGGTGCATGATCGCGAAGACGTAGCCGATGGGGCCGAGGCCGGACGCGAGGATCATGTAGCCGATCTGCGACATGGTCGAGCCGGCCAGCGCCTTCTTGATGTCGTCCTTCGCGCAACCGACGATCGCACCGAAGAGGAGCGTGACGGCGCCGACCACGGTGACCACCAACTGGGCGTCGGGCGCCGCGTTGAAGATCTCCCCGGAACGGACGATCAGATAGACGCCCGCGGTCACCATCGTCGCCGCGTGGATGAGGGCCGAGACCGGGGTCGGGCCCTCCATCGCGTCCCCGAGCCAGGACTGCAGCGGCACCTGCGCGGACTTGCCGCAGGCCGCGAGCAGCAGCATCAGGGCGATCGCGGTGAGCTTGCCCTCACCCGTCTCACCGGTGGCTTCGAGGACCGGCCCGAAGGCGAAGGTCCCGAAGGTGGTGAACATCAGCATGATGGCGATCGACAGGCCCATGTCGCCGACGCGGTTGACCAGGAAGGCCTTCTTCGCGGCGGTCGCGGCACTGGGCTTGTGCTGCCAGAAGCCGATCAGGAGGTACGAGGCGAGGCCGACGCCCTCCCAGCCGACGTACAGCAGAAGGTAGTTGTCGGCGAGGACGAGCAGCAGCATCGCCGCGAGGAACAGGTTGAGATAGCCGAAGAAGCGGCGGCGCCGCTCGTCGTGCTCCATGTACCCGATCGAGTACACGTGGATCAGCGAGCCGACGCCGGTGATCAGCAGGACGAACGTCATCGACAGCTGGTCGAGCTGGAAGGCGACGTCGGCCTGGAAGCCCTCGACGGGGATCCAGCTGAACAGGTGCTGCATCAGGGCTCGGTGCTCGGCGTCCTTGCCCAGCATGTCGGCGAAGAGGACCACGCCGATCACGAAGGAGGAGGCGGCGAGGGCCGTGCCGATCCAGTGGCCGACGGCGTCCAGCCGCCGGCCGCCGCACAGAAGTACGGCCGCTCCGAGCAGAGGCGCCGCCACCAGCAGCGCAATCAGATTCTCCACGATTCAGCGACCCCTTACAGCTTCATCAGGCTGGCGTCGTCGACCGAGGCCGAGTGGCGGGAACGGAACAGCGACACGATGATCGCGAGCCCGACGACGACCTCCGCGGCGGCGACGACCATCGTGAAGAAGGCGATGACCTGGCCGTCGAGATTGCCGTGCAGCCGGGAGAAGGTGACGAACGCGAGGTTGCAGGCGTTGAGCATCAGCTCGACGCACATGAAGACGACGATCGCGTTGCGCCTGATCAGGACACCGGTGGCGCCGATCGTGAACAACAGGGCGGCGAGATACAGGTAGTTGACCGGGTTCACTTCGACGCCTCCCCGCTGTCCGAGCGACCGTTCGAGCCGATGTTGGTGCGCTCCAGACGGTCCTCGGCGCGCTGTTCCAGGGCCTTGAGGTCGTTGATGGACTCGGCCGACACATCCCGGATCTGGCCGCGCTGACGCAGCGTCTGCATGACCGACAACTCGGCCGGAGTGCCGTCGGGCAGCAGGCCCGCGACGTCCACCGCGTTGTGCCGGGCGTACACACCGGGGGCGGGCAGCGGCGGCAGGTGCTTGCCGTCCCGCACACGCTCTTCGGCCATCTCACGCTGGGTCTTGGCGCGCTCGGTGCGCTCGCGGTGCGTGAGCACCATGGCGCCGACGGCCGCCGTGATCAGCAGGGCACCGGTGATCTCGAAGGCGAACACGTACGTCGTGAAGATCCGGTCGGCCAGGCCCTCCACGTTGCCGTTCGCGTTGGCCTGGCCGAGGCCTGCGAACTCCTTGAGCGAGGCGTTCCCGATGCCCGCGACCAGGAGGACGCCGAAGCCGAGCCCGCACAGCAGGGCCAGCCAGCGCTGGCCCTTGATGGTCTCCTTGAGGGAGTCCGCGGCGGTGACACCGACGAGCATGACCACGAAGAGGAACAGCATCATGATCGCGCCGGTGTAGACGACGATCTGGACGACGCCCAGGAAGTAGGCGCCGTTGGCCAGGTAGAACACCGCCAGGATGATCATGGTTCCGGCGAGACAGAGCGCGCTGTGCACGGCCCGCCTCATGAAGACGGTGCACAGGGCTCCGGCCACGGCGACCGTGCCGAGCACCCAGAACTGGAACGCCTCACCCGTGGAGGTGCCGGCGGAGAGAGTGGCTGCGGCGGCGAGCTGCGCGCTCATGCCCCCACCCCCTCTTCCTCTGGCTTCTCGCCCTTGGAGACGGCTACCTGGCGCACCGTGCCCGGTGCGGCCTCGGTGACCAGCCCTTGGTAGTAGTCCTGTTCGTCGGTGCCAGGGAAGATCGAGTGGGGCGATTCGACCATGCCCTCGTCGAGTCCGGCGAGCAGTTGTTCCTTGGTGTAGATGAGGTTGGCGCGGCTGCTGTCGGCCAGCTCGAACTCGTTCGTCATCGTCAACGCGCGCGTGGGGCACGCCTCGATGCACAGCCCGCACAGGATGCAGCGGGCGTAGTTGATCTGGTAGACCGCGCCGTACCGCTCGCCCGGCGAGTAGCGCTCCTCGTCGGTGTTGTCGGCGCCCTCCACATAGATGGCGTCGGCGGGGCAGGCCCAGGCGCACAGTTCGCAGCCGACGCACTTCTCCAGGCCGTCCGGATGGCGGTTGAGCTGGTGCCGTCCGTGGAACCGGGGAGCGGTGGTCTTCTCCTGCTCGGGGTACTGCTCGGTCAGCCGCTTCTTGAACATGGCCTTGAAGGTCACGCCGAAGCCGGCCACGGGGTTCTGGAAGCCGGGCTTCGTCTGCCCGGTCTCCTTTGGCTCCTCAGCCATCGGACGCCTCCTTTCCATCCAGGGATCCGTCACTGCCAGTATCCGGTCCACCACTGACAATCAACTCGCGCTCACGGCGCGGACGCCTGCGCGGCACCGCCGGCGCCTCCTGTCCCGGCAGTGGCGGCACGGGGAATCCGCCCGCCATCGGGTCGAAGGCGACGGGCTCGGCGGCAGCCGCCTCCTGCGCCCTGCCCCGGTCGCGGAAGATGTCGACCACGAAGGAGAGCAGCAGCAGGGCAAGGACACCGCCGCCGACGTAGAGGGCGATGTCGGCGAAGTCGTAGTTCTCGTTGCGCAGGGTCTTTACGGTCGCGACGAGCATCAGCCAGACCAGCGAGACCGGGATGAGGACCTTCCAGCCGAGCTTCATCAACTGGTCGTAGCGCACGCGCGGGAGGGTGCCGCGCAGCCAGATGAAGAAGAACAGCAGCAGCTGCACCTTGATGACGAACCAGAGCATCGGCCACCAGCCGTGGTTGGCGCCCTCCCAGAAGGTGCTGACGGGGTAGGGAGCCCGCCAGCCGCCCAGGAAGAGCGTCACCGACACGGCCGAGACGGTCACCATGTTGACGTACTCGGCGAGCATGAACAGCGCGAACTTGATCGACGAGTACTCGGTGTTGAAGCCGCCGACCAGGTCGCCCTCGGACTCCGGCATGTCGAAGGGGGCGCGGTTGGTCTCGCCGATCATCGTCACGATGTAGATGAGGAAGGAGACCGGCAGCAGGACGATGTACCAACGGTCGTGCTGCTGTTCGACGATGGTCGAGGTCGACATCGAACCGGAGTAGAGGAACACCGAGGCGAAGGCGGCGCCCATGGCGATCTCGTACGAGATCATCTGCGCGCAGGACCGCAGACCGCCCAGCAGGGGGTAGGTGGATCCGGAACTCCAGCCCGCGAGCACGATGCCGTAGATGCCGACCGAGGCGACCGCGAGGATGTAGAGCATCGCGATCGGCAGGTCGGTGAGCTGCATCGTCGTACGGGTGCCGAAGATCGAGACCTCGTTGCCGGCCGGTCCGAAGGGGATGACCGCGATCGCCATGAAGGCCGGGATGGCCGCGATGACCGGCGCGAGGATGTAGACCACCTTGTCCGCGCGCTTGACGATCAGGTCTTCCTTGAGCATCAGTTTCACGCCGTCGGCGAGCGACTGGAGCATGCCCCAGGGGCCGTGGCGGTTGGGGCCGATGCGCAGCTGCATCCAGGCGACGACCTTGCGTTCCCACACGATGGAGAACAGCACGGTGATCATCAGGAAGGCGAAGCAGAAGACCGCCTTGACGACGACCAGCCACCAGGGGTCGGTGCCGAACATGGAGAGGTCTTCAGCGGCGAGGTACGGGCTCATGCCTCCACCTCCTTGGGAGCGTCGGAGGCGAGGGTCGCCGGGCCGATGCGGACGAGTGCGCCGGGCAGCGCCCCGGTGTCGGAGGCGACGCCGCCTCCGGTGGAGTTCAGCGGCAGCCAGACCACGCGGTCGGGCATCTCGGTGACCTGGAGGGGGAGTTCGACCGTCCCGGTGGCACCGGTCACGGCGAGCAGATCGCCGTCCTTGACCCCGGCCTCGGCGGCCGTGGCGGCCGACACGCGCGCGCGTGCGGCGTGCCGGGTCCCGGCGAGCGCGTCGTCGCCCTCCTGGAGACGCCCCTGGTCGAGCAGCAGCCGGTGCCCGGCGAGCACCGCTTCCCCGGCGGCCGGACGTGGCAACTGGGCGCCGATCTCCAGAGGGTTGGTGGCCCGCGTCCCGTCCCAGGAACCGAGTCGGTCCAGTTCCGCCCGCGCGGTCCGCAGATCCGGGAGCCCCAGGTGTACGTCCATGGCATCGGCCAGCATCTGGAGCACACGGGCGTCGGACGGCGCGACACTCCGGGTCATCTGGTCGGGCTTGAGCGCGGCCTCGAAGAGACGTGCCCGGCCCTCCCAGTTGAGGAAGGTGCCCGCCTTCTCGGCGACCGCGGCGACCGGCAGTACGACATCGGCGTGTTCGGTGACCTCGCTGGGCCGCAGTTCCAGCGACACCAGGAAGCCCACTTCGTGAAGGGCTTCACGCGCGCGTGCCGGATCGGGCAGGTCGGCCACCTCTACGCCGGCGACCACCAGGGCCCGCAACTCGCCGACGGCGGCGGCCTCGACGATCTGGCCGGTGTCGCGGCCGAAGCGGTGCGGAAGCTCGGCCACGCCCCAGGCGACGGCGACCTCGTCCCGCGCGCGCGGGTCGGTCGCCGGACGGCCGCCCGGCAGCAGCGACGGCAGCGCGCCTGCCTCGACGGCACCGCGCTCCCCCGCCCGGCGCGGGATCCACACCAGCTGGGCGCCGGTCGTGGAAGCGGCCCGCACGGCGGCGGTGAGCCCACCCGCGACGGCGGCCAGCCGCTCTCCCACGACGATCACCGCACCCTCGGTGCGCAGCGCCTCGGCGGCTGTCACCCCGCTCTCCTCCAGCCCGAACCCGCTCCCGAGTGCGTCCAGCCACTCGGTCTCGGTGCCGGGGGCGGCGGGCAGCAGCGTGCCGCCGGCCTTCTCCAGGCCGCGCGTCATGTGCGTGGCGAGCGAGAAGACCTTCTGTCCGTGTCCCTTCCAGGCCTTGCGCAGCCGCAGGAAGACGCCGGGCGCCTCCTCCTCGGACTCGAACCCGACCAGCAGGACCGCGGGCGCCTTCTCCAGGGAGGTGTACGTGACACCCGTACCGTCGAGGTCGCGTCCGCGTCCGCCGACCCGGGCGGCCAGGAAGTCGGCTTCCTCGGCGCTGTGCACGCGCGCGCGGAAGTCGATGTCGTTGGTGTCGAGGGCCACCCGCGCGAACTTGCTGTACGCGTAGGCGTCCTCGACGGTGAGCCGGCCTCCGGTGAGAACGCCCGCACGGCTACGGGCCGCGAGGAGTCCCTGTGCCGCCGCCTCCAGCGCCTCGGGCCAGGAAGCGGGCTCCAGGACGCCGTCGGCGTTGCGCACCAGGGGCGTCCGGAGCCGGTCGGGCTTCTGCGCGTACCGGAAGCCGAAGCGTCCCTTGTCGCAGATCCACTCCTCGTTGACCTCGGGCTCGTTGGCCGCGAGGCGCCGCATGACCTTGCCGCGCCGGTGGTCGGTGCGGGTGGCGCAGCCTCCGGAGCAGTGCTCGCACACCGAGGGCGAGGAGACGAGGTCGAAGGGGCGGGAGCGGAAGCGATACGCCGCCGAGGTCAGCGCGCCGACCGGGCAGATCTGGATCGTGTTCCCGGAGAAGTACGACTCGAAGGGGTCACCCTCACCGGTGCCGACCTGCTGGAGCGCGCCGCGCTCGATCAGCTCGATCATCGGGTCGCCCGCGATCTGGTTGGAGAAGCGGGTGCAGCGGGCGCACAGCACGCACCGCTCGCGGTCGAGCAGCACCTGCGTGGAGATCGGCACGGGCTTCTCGTAGGTCCGCTTCCTGCCCTCGAAGCGGGACTCCGACTGGC contains these protein-coding regions:
- the nuoN gene encoding NADH-quinone oxidoreductase subunit NuoN — protein: MSAAAVHSLWTTAADPISKIDAPKIEYGQLSPTLIVIGAAIVGILVEAFVPRKSRYYVQLFVSVVALTAAFAAVVGLATSGYGTTKAGIAAMGAIAVDGPALFLQGTILLAGLVGLFTFAERRLDPEAHGNRVDSFAAQAASVPGSDSEQAAVKAGFTTTEVFPLLLFAVGGMLIFPSANDLLTLFVALEVFSLPLYLLCALARRKRLMSQEAAVKYFLLGAFASAFTLFGIALLYGYAGSVSYGTIAQVVDGTIKNVNPALADTMGNDVLLLIGAAMIVMGLLFKVGAVPFHMWTPDVYQGAPTPVTGFMAAATKVAAFGALLRLLYVVLPGLRWDWRPVMMGVAVVTMLGGAVVAITQTDIKRLLAYSSIAHAGFILAGVIAMTPDGVSSVLFYLGAYSFVTIGAFAVVTLVRDAGGEATHLSKWAGLGRRSPLVAAVFAVFLLAFAGIPLTSGFAGKFAVFKAAAEGGAGALVVVGVISSAIAAFFYIRVIVLMFFSEPRPDGPTVAVPSPLTMTAIGVGVAVTVVLGVAPQYFLDLANQAGVFVR
- a CDS encoding NADH-quinone oxidoreductase subunit M, which gives rise to MSFPLLTATAALPALGAIATAAVPAARRTAAKWLALIVSLATLVLAAVVLVRFDPGGDRYQLTESRAWIKDFGVRYELGVDGIAVALIALTALLIPFVILAGWHDADPQETGNTRWRPTQGFFALILAVEAMVIISFEATDVFLFYIFFEAMLIPMYFLIGGFGDRAHEHGEETASTQRSYAAVKFLLYNLVGGLIMLAAVIGLYVVAGNFSLTEIAAARANGSLDMATNTERWLFLGFFFAFAVKAPLWPLHTWLPNAMGEATTPVAVLITAVVDKVGTFAMLRFCLQLFPEASKWATPVILVLALISIIYGALLAVGQRDIKRLVAYASISHFGFIILGIFAMTSQGQSGATLYMVNHGISTAALMLVAGFLISRRGSRLIADYGGVQKVAPVLAGTFLIGGLATLSLPGLAPFVSEFLVLVGTFARYPVVGIIATFGIVLAALYTLVLYQRTMTGPVKAEVAEMPDLRLRELVVVTPLIVLLIFLGVYPKPLTDIVNPAVKQTMSDVQKKDPQPEVEAAK
- the nuoK gene encoding NADH-quinone oxidoreductase subunit NuoK; protein product: MNPVNYLYLAALLFTIGATGVLIRRNAIVVFMCVELMLNACNLAFVTFSRLHGNLDGQVIAFFTMVVAAAEVVVGLAIIVSLFRSRHSASVDDASLMKL
- a CDS encoding NADH-quinone oxidoreductase subunit J; translation: MSAQLAAAATLSAGTSTGEAFQFWVLGTVAVAGALCTVFMRRAVHSALCLAGTMIILAVFYLANGAYFLGVVQIVVYTGAIMMLFLFVVMLVGVTAADSLKETIKGQRWLALLCGLGFGVLLVAGIGNASLKEFAGLGQANANGNVEGLADRIFTTYVFAFEITGALLITAAVGAMVLTHRERTERAKTQREMAEERVRDGKHLPPLPAPGVYARHNAVDVAGLLPDGTPAELSVMQTLRQRGQIRDVSAESINDLKALEQRAEDRLERTNIGSNGRSDSGEASK
- the nuoH gene encoding NADH-quinone oxidoreductase subunit NuoH, with the translated sequence MSPYLAAEDLSMFGTDPWWLVVVKAVFCFAFLMITVLFSIVWERKVVAWMQLRIGPNRHGPWGMLQSLADGVKLMLKEDLIVKRADKVVYILAPVIAAIPAFMAIAVIPFGPAGNEVSIFGTRTTMQLTDLPIAMLYILAVASVGIYGIVLAGWSSGSTYPLLGGLRSCAQMISYEIAMGAAFASVFLYSGSMSTSTIVEQQHDRWYIVLLPVSFLIYIVTMIGETNRAPFDMPESEGDLVGGFNTEYSSIKFALFMLAEYVNMVTVSAVSVTLFLGGWRAPYPVSTFWEGANHGWWPMLWFVIKVQLLLFFFIWLRGTLPRVRYDQLMKLGWKVLIPVSLVWLMLVATVKTLRNENYDFADIALYVGGGVLALLLLSFVVDIFRDRGRAQEAAAAEPVAFDPMAGGFPVPPLPGQEAPAVPRRRPRRERELIVSGGPDTGSDGSLDGKEASDG
- the nuoL gene encoding NADH-quinone oxidoreductase subunit L, whose translation is MENLIALLVAAPLLGAAVLLCGGRRLDAVGHWIGTALAASSFVIGVVLFADMLGKDAEHRALMQHLFSWIPVEGFQADVAFQLDQLSMTFVLLITGVGSLIHVYSIGYMEHDERRRRFFGYLNLFLAAMLLLVLADNYLLLYVGWEGVGLASYLLIGFWQHKPSAATAAKKAFLVNRVGDMGLSIAIMLMFTTFGTFAFGPVLEATGETGEGKLTAIALMLLLAACGKSAQVPLQSWLGDAMEGPTPVSALIHAATMVTAGVYLIVRSGEIFNAAPDAQLVVTVVGAVTLLFGAIVGCAKDDIKKALAGSTMSQIGYMILASGLGPIGYVFAIMHLVTHGFFKAGLFLGAGSVMHGMNDEVDMRKYGGLRKHMPVTFVTFGLGYLAIIGFPGLSGFFSKDKIIEAAFAKGGTEGWILGSVALLGAAITAYYMTRVMLMTFFGEKRWQPDENGNEPHPHESPKSMTIPMIVLAFGSVFAGGIFGIGDRFLHWLEPVTEHAHGHPPISALTVTLSTMVVLVIGVGTAYAQYGRRPVPVVAPRGSLLTRAARRDLLQDDFNHVVLVRGGEHLTRSLVYVDHTLVDGVVNGTAASMGGLSGRLRKLQNGYARSYAVSMFGGAAILIAATLLMRAV
- a CDS encoding NADH-quinone oxidoreductase subunit G, producing MTVTTSAPSGGGDAAVPPEDLVSLKIDGIDISVPKGTLVIRAAEQLGIEIPRFCDHPLLDPAGACRQCIVEVEGQRKPMASCTITCTDGMVVKTHLTSPVAEKAQHGVMELLLINHPLDCPVCDKGGECPLQNQAMSHGQSESRFEGRKRTYEKPVPISTQVLLDRERCVLCARCTRFSNQIAGDPMIELIERGALQQVGTGEGDPFESYFSGNTIQICPVGALTSAAYRFRSRPFDLVSSPSVCEHCSGGCATRTDHRRGKVMRRLAANEPEVNEEWICDKGRFGFRYAQKPDRLRTPLVRNADGVLEPASWPEALEAAAQGLLAARSRAGVLTGGRLTVEDAYAYSKFARVALDTNDIDFRARVHSAEEADFLAARVGGRGRDLDGTGVTYTSLEKAPAVLLVGFESEEEAPGVFLRLRKAWKGHGQKVFSLATHMTRGLEKAGGTLLPAAPGTETEWLDALGSGFGLEESGVTAAEALRTEGAVIVVGERLAAVAGGLTAAVRAASTTGAQLVWIPRRAGERGAVEAGALPSLLPGGRPATDPRARDEVAVAWGVAELPHRFGRDTGQIVEAAAVGELRALVVAGVEVADLPDPARAREALHEVGFLVSLELRPSEVTEHADVVLPVAAVAEKAGTFLNWEGRARLFEAALKPDQMTRSVAPSDARVLQMLADAMDVHLGLPDLRTARAELDRLGSWDGTRATNPLEIGAQLPRPAAGEAVLAGHRLLLDQGRLQEGDDALAGTRHAARARVSAATAAEAGVKDGDLLAVTGATGTVELPLQVTEMPDRVVWLPLNSTGGGVASDTGALPGALVRIGPATLASDAPKEVEA
- the nuoI gene encoding NADH-quinone oxidoreductase subunit NuoI translates to MAEEPKETGQTKPGFQNPVAGFGVTFKAMFKKRLTEQYPEQEKTTAPRFHGRHQLNRHPDGLEKCVGCELCAWACPADAIYVEGADNTDEERYSPGERYGAVYQINYARCILCGLCIEACPTRALTMTNEFELADSSRANLIYTKEQLLAGLDEGMVESPHSIFPGTDEQDYYQGLVTEAAPGTVRQVAVSKGEKPEEEGVGA